One Deinococcus grandis DNA window includes the following coding sequences:
- the rpsT gene encoding 30S ribosomal protein S20, which yields MALRHKSAQKRHRQSLKRRLLNRSRKSTIKTFSKKALVAAQTGAEDMAAVQSRAESLIDKAAKGSTLHKNAAARKKSRLAKAINKAKAAQQG from the coding sequence ATGGCCCTTCGTCACAAGTCCGCCCAGAAACGTCACCGCCAGAGCCTCAAGCGCCGCCTGCTGAACCGCAGCCGCAAGAGCACCATCAAGACCTTCAGCAAGAAGGCCCTGGTGGCCGCCCAGACCGGCGCCGAGGACATGGCCGCCGTGCAGTCCCGCGCCGAGAGCCTGATCGACAAGGCCGCCAAGGGCAGCACCCTGCACAAGAACGCCGCGGCCCGCAAGAAGAGCCGTCTGGCCAAGGCCATCAACAAGGCCAAGGCCGCGCAGCAGGGCTAA
- the glmM gene encoding phosphoglucosamine mutase: MTERKYFGTDGVRAVAGTHPLTASWVMTLGAAAGEVLKSSNPRATVVIGKDTRQSGDMLEAALAAGLTSRGVNVIHLGVLPTPGVSYLTRHLKADAGVVISASHNPYEDNGIKFFGADGQKLSDATEHEIEAAIDRVPDLAPVTGVDLGGVTNYTEAERLYVNYLKTLAPDLSGLRIAMDCANGAAYRVGPKVFQAAGADVFAVYTTPDGRNINRGCGSTHMDHLQRIVREGKYDLGVAFDGDADRALFVDSRGNVVHGDHMLLLNARARGETAVVTTIMANMGLEVKLRDAGIPLERTAVGDRYVHERLHGGGLHLGGEQSGHILFLDVSPTGDGVLTALLTLKSMQALGTTLDALHDDLVMFPQTLVNVRVTDKKAIAVDPEVQAAVQRAEERLHGKGRVNLRPSGTENLIRVMVEGQDETEIHEIARELAGVVETRGALTA; encoded by the coding sequence ATGACGGAACGGAAGTACTTCGGAACGGACGGCGTGCGCGCCGTCGCAGGCACCCACCCCCTCACGGCCAGCTGGGTCATGACCCTCGGCGCCGCTGCGGGCGAGGTGCTCAAGAGCAGCAACCCCCGCGCGACGGTCGTGATCGGCAAGGACACCCGCCAGAGCGGCGACATGCTGGAAGCCGCGCTGGCCGCCGGACTGACCAGCCGCGGCGTGAACGTCATCCACCTGGGCGTGCTGCCTACCCCCGGCGTGAGCTACCTGACCCGCCACCTGAAGGCCGACGCGGGCGTCGTCATCAGCGCGTCGCACAACCCCTACGAGGACAACGGCATCAAGTTCTTCGGCGCGGACGGTCAGAAACTCAGCGACGCGACCGAACACGAGATCGAGGCCGCTATCGACCGCGTGCCCGACCTGGCTCCCGTGACCGGCGTGGACCTGGGGGGCGTCACGAACTACACCGAGGCCGAGCGCCTGTACGTGAACTACCTCAAGACCCTCGCGCCGGACCTGAGCGGCCTGCGGATCGCCATGGACTGCGCCAACGGCGCCGCGTACCGCGTGGGCCCCAAGGTCTTCCAGGCGGCCGGGGCGGACGTGTTCGCGGTGTACACCACCCCGGACGGCCGCAACATCAACCGCGGCTGCGGCAGCACCCACATGGACCACCTGCAGCGCATCGTGCGCGAAGGGAAGTACGACCTGGGCGTCGCCTTCGACGGGGACGCCGACCGCGCCCTGTTCGTGGACAGCCGCGGGAACGTCGTCCACGGGGACCACATGCTGCTCCTGAACGCCCGCGCGCGCGGCGAGACGGCCGTCGTGACCACCATCATGGCAAACATGGGCCTGGAGGTGAAACTCCGCGACGCGGGCATCCCGCTGGAACGCACCGCCGTCGGCGACCGCTACGTGCACGAGCGCCTGCACGGCGGCGGCCTGCACCTGGGCGGCGAGCAGAGCGGCCACATCCTCTTCCTGGACGTGTCGCCCACCGGGGACGGCGTCCTGACCGCCCTGCTGACCCTGAAGAGCATGCAGGCGCTCGGCACCACCCTGGACGCCCTGCACGACGACCTCGTGATGTTCCCGCAGACCCTCGTGAACGTCCGCGTGACCGACAAGAAGGCCATCGCCGTGGACCCCGAGGTGCAGGCCGCCGTGCAGCGCGCCGAGGAACGCCTGCACGGGAAGGGCCGCGTGAACCTGCGCCCCAGCGGCACCGAGAACCTCATCCGCGTGATGGTCGAGGGGCAGGACGAAACCGAGATCCACGAGATCGCCCGTGAACTGGCCGGAGTGGTCGAGACGCGCGGCGCCCTGACCGCCTGA